From Haliotis asinina isolate JCU_RB_2024 chromosome 8, JCU_Hal_asi_v2, whole genome shotgun sequence, a single genomic window includes:
- the LOC137293700 gene encoding cell division control protein 42 homolog: MKAGNMKPQDKKCVHCAVFGDGMVGKTSISESYAQKSFSESYEATVFENYAVPLNVAGEEFIISMFDTAGQKDYESLRSFTYKESEVLLLCFSTCDRDTLTSINDLWMPELKRHTKQSKQKRPVILVGTQIDLRVGHEDSEVSTDEGVQLAKDIGADCYVECSARSREGLKEVFEHVVFSALKYRKKKCNILKQIFSR; this comes from the exons ATGAAGGCAGGGAATATGAAGCCACAGGATAAGAAATGCGTGCACTGTGCCGTGTTTGGAGACGGTATGGTCGGGAAGACCAGCATCTCGGAGAGCTATGCTCAGAAATCCTTCAGTGAGAGTTACGAGGCAACCGTATTCGAGAATTATGCAG TACCTTTGAACGTGGCTGGGGAGGAATTTATCATCAGCATGTTTGACACAGCCGGACAG AAAGACTACGAGAGCCTACGCTCATTCACTTACAAGGAAAGTGAAGTCCTGCTTCTCTGTTTCTCGACCTGTGACCGAGACACGCTGACCAGCATCAATGACCTGTGGATGCCAGAACTGAAGAGACAcaccaaacaatccaaacaGAAGAGACCGGTCATCCTTGTGGGCACCCAGATTGACCTCCGTGTCGGCCATGAAGACAGCGAGGTCAGCACTGACGAGGGTGTCCAACTGGCCAAGGACATTGGTGCTGACTGCTATGTGGAATGCTCGGCAAGAAGTCGTGAAGGGCTGAAAGAAGTGTTCGAGCATGTTGTGTTTTCGGCACTGAAGTACAGGAAGAAGAAATGTAACATTCTGAAACAAATCTTCAGTCGTTGA